The genomic DNA GCCGGAAGCGATGAAACCATTGACGTCTCCGACAGGGCGCCCCCAATCTCTATGGGTGCGGATCGTGCGGTATCCGGTGATCTTCATTGTGTCTTCAAACCTGACTTCCGAGCAAAAAAACATACATCATATGTGGGAGTGGTCGACCAAGCGCCGCCATGCGACCGCGGGTACCGATGCCGAATACCGGCGGAACGCGCTACGCACATGATCGGGTGTGCGCATGCCGACGACGACGGACGCCACCCCCCGATCCCGCAGGGGAAACTGCACAGCCGCCTCCGGCAGCTCGCACCCCGCGTCCTCGCAGATCGCAGCGAGATCCTTCGCTGCACGAATGTTCTCCGGCGAGGCCTGCCGGTAATCGAAGCTGGCGTCATCGGAGACGATCCGGGTGCTGAGCAGGCCGGAGTTGTATACCGCGGCCGCGACGACGGCGACCTTCCGCTCCGCAGCGAGGGGCAGCAGTTCCGATTGCGCCGTGCGATCGAGGAGCGTGAGGCGCCCGGCCACCATGACCACGTCGATGTCGCATTCTCGGACGAATCGTGCCAGCATCGACGCCTGATTCATTCCGGCACCGATCGCGCCGACGACGCCTTGATCACGAAGCTCCATGAGGGCGGCGACCCCAGAAGTGGAAGCCTGCTCCCAGTGCGCGTCAGGATCGTGAAGGTAGGCGATGTCAAGGCGATCGAAACCCAGCCGGCCGAGGGTGTCCTCGACCGAGCGCATCACCCCGTCACGGGAGAAGTCCCATCTGCGTCGATGGGTCGCGGGCACGATGAACCCCTGAGCGTCATCGAGTACCCCGGCGGCCGCACGCTCGGGCGTGTCGATAAGGAGGCGGCCGACCTTCGACGACACGACGAAATCGTCTCGCGGGCGATCTGCCAAAGCATCACCGAGCCTTCTCTCGGAGAGTCCCAGACCGTAGTGCGGAGCCGTGTCGAAGTAACGGATCCCCTGCGACCAGGCCTCATCCACGGCCGCCCGCGCGTCCTCGTCCGTGACGCTCCGAGAGAGGTTCCCGAGTTGAGCCGCGCCGAATCCGAGCTCGGTCACCGATACGCGGCCGATCGTTCGTGTACGCATCGGTTCCATCTTTCAGTCCCGATGCCAGATCTCATCGAACTGCTCCCAGTTCGGCTCAGCGGATCCTTCCCGGAAAGGCCGCTGGCACGGCGCAGTCTCGGCCCACCACCTTTGCGTCACGGGGTCGGCAGCCATGGCACGCTGATCGGCGTCGTAGTCGTCCCCTACGTACTCGTAGTACGCCATCAGCACGCCGTCGAGTTCGAAGATCGTGAAGTTGCGGATACCGCACTCCGTGATGGTCTTCTCCACCTGAGGCCAGACGCTGCGATGCAGCCGGAGGTACTCATCCCGCTTCGAAGGCACAAGTCGTGCCGCCATGCCGAACCGTCGAACGTTCGCGACGGAGTCCGAGCCGCTCACTCTTTGGTACCTCCGGCCGTCATTCCGCTCACCAGGAACTTCTGGGAGAACAGGAAGATCACGAGCACCGGTGCAACGGAGACGATCGTGGCGAGCGCGAGCACCGGCAGGCTGATCGTCACCGACGCCGAACTCGTGGGATTGAACAGCGGCACGTTGGACAGCAACTCGACGAGTCCGACCTGGATCGGTGATTTTCGCCCTGGGGCAGCGACGAACGGGAGGAAGTAGTTGTTCCAGTTGCCGACGAGGTTGAAGAAGCCGACCAGTGCGATCACGGGGGTCGCCAGGGGCATGGCGATCTTCACGAACACCCGGAGTTCGCCGGCGCCGTCGATCCGCGCCGCATCGAGCAGGTCCCTCGAGACGCTGGTCGAGAAATAGATGTATGTGAGGTAGACACCGAAGGGGAAGAACGAGAACGGCAGGATGACGGCGAGAGGATTCCCGATGAGCCGGACAGCCGAGAGTTCGAGGAAGATCGGGAGCACCAGCGCCGTGTTGGGGATGAGCATGACCACGAGGGTGAGCATGAGCAATGCTCTGCGAAGGCGGAACTCGGTCAATGCGAGGGCATAGCCAGCAGGGATGCTGACCAGCAGCGTCACCACCAGTGCCGCACCACTGTAAAGAACCGAGTTGCCGAGCCACGTCCACACGATGCCGTTCTGGAACGCGACCAGTGCGTTCCAGCTGGCGATGAGGGTGTCGAACGTGCCCGCGCTGAAGGGCGCGTTGAGCAGCAGCTCCCCCGCGGTCTTCGTGGGCGCCAACAGCAGCCACACGATCGGCACCGCGAAGAAGAGGGCGAAGAAGAGCAGGATCGCCACGACCAAGGCCCGGCCGATCCAGCTTCCGGGACTCATCCCGGACGGTTCGGGGGATCTCCTCGAGTTCGCCCGTTCGTCGCTTCTTGCGGGAGCGAAGTCAGTCGCGCTCAAAGAGTCCTCCTCGGAAGACGAAGATCGCAGACAGCGCCGCCGCAACGAGAAGCAGAAGCAACGAGATCGCGGCGGAGCCGTTGAAGTCGCCCTGCCGGAACGCGTAGAGGTACGCCAGCTGGTTGATGGAGTAGTCGGGGGGCACGACGCCCTTTGACGCCTGGGAGAGCACGCGTGGTTCCACGAAGAGCTGAGTACCGGCCGCGAGCGACATCACCGCCATATAGGAGATCCACTTGCGAAGGAGCGGGATCTGGATGTGCCATGCGGTCTGGACAGGTCCGGCGCCATCGATGCGCGCTGCCTCCATGACGTCACCGGAGATGTTGTTGAGGGCTCCGTACATGATGACGATCCAGCCTCCGGCCCCGGTCCAGAACGCGACGACGGTGAAGATGAGCGGCAGGTTGTCGATCGACACCGTCTGAACGAATGTCTCGAGCCCGAATGCTCGCAGAATGAACGCAACCGGGCTCACCGAGGGGTCCAGCAGGAAGAGCCAAAGCATCACGCTCGACGCACCTGCGAGTGCCCCGGGGATGTAGTAGACGAATCGGAAACTGCTCGAGAGCCATCGACGTCCGAGGGAATGCACCACGAGTGCGAGAAGCACGACGAAGACGAGCAACGACACCAAGTAGATGACCAGATACAACGCGACATGACCGACCGCCGGCAGGAACCGGTAGTCACCGAACACCTGGGCGAAGTTCGCGAAACCGGCGAAGGCACCGTCGGCCGTGAACGCCAGGAAGATCGTGTAAAGCGTAGGCAGGATGCCGAAGGCGATCAGGAGGATCGTGTAACCGGAGACGAACACGTATCCGACGCTCGCCTGCGAGCGGTCGAGCCGCCGACGAGCGGGCCGTCGGGAGTTGGGGCCGGGCGCCCGCCGCATCCCCTCGAGGGGGAGCGCGGCGGGCGTCGTGGTGGGAATGGAGATGGGATTTCCTTTGCTCGGGCGAATGACGAGTCGCGGCGAACGACGGCTACTTGATCGAGTAGCCCTGCACCTGTGCTTCGTTCTCGTACTCGGCCTGCCATTCGGAAGTCAGTTCGCTGAGCGACTTTCCGGCGGCGAGACCGGGGATGACGATCGACGAGTACGCCGTCTCAGGACTGAAGGACGGGAAGCCCCAGCCGCTCCAGACGCTCTTCGCCGCCTGTGTGATGGCCGCAGAGAAGTCCCCGGCGAAGTATCCCGACGCGGACTGCTGATCGAGCCACGCCGCTGCCGTCGACGCGTATGCGGGAAGGCCGGTAGCGAGCTCGGCGGCTTTGTCGGAGTTGCTCACGTATTCGAGGAACGCAGCCACACCCTCGAGATTCTTCGAGTGGCTCGAGCCATACCAGACTCCGCCGCCGACGTTGCCGGTCACTTCATCCTCGCCCTCCCAGAAGAGAGGCGCCGCGGCGCCGATCGAGCCGGCTTCGGCGTTGAGGCTGTCGGGGTTCTGGAAGATCGCCCCGGCGTACCACGCCGGACCGGGAGTACCGAGCAGCTTGTCGCCGTACTTCGTGACGAAGTCTGCACCGAAGACGCTGTCCTGGACGAGAGTGCCGTTGTCGAGCATGTGGTCGATCAGGCCGGTCACCTTTTCGGCGTTCTCGTCGCTGAAATCGCTGGAGAAGGAATCGCCGTCGACCTGGAAGATCGGTGCCTCTCCGCTCCAGTAATAGGTGTAGGGCCCGGAGAACGAGTCGCCGACCGAGCCGAGGATGTAGCCAGGGTGCTCGGCGGCGACCTTGTCGCTCAGGTCGCGATAGTCCTCCCACGTGGTGGGTACTTCGTAGCCGAACTCCGACATGAGGGTCTCGTTGTACCAGTACACGACCGGTGCGAGATCATTGCGCACGCCGTAGACATTGCCGTCTCGCGTCATCGGATCGAGAGCGCCGTCCGTGAAACCGCCGAGGAACTCATCGGACATCAGCCCCTTGTTGAGGACGGCCGCGTAGGGCTGCACGCCGTTCTGCTCGACACCCGCCCACGCCGTGTCGTTCTGCTGAGTGGAGAACACCACGTCCGGCCAGCCCTCGCCGGACTGGTCGAACAACGCGACCTTCGTCTTGAACGAATCACTGCCGCCGGAGCTGCCGTCGTAGGTCTCGATGTTGATCTCGACCTCGGGGTTCTCCTCCTGGAATGCTTTCGCGATCGGTTCGCGGGCAGCATCGACCCAGACGGTGAGCGGAGCAGTCGCGTCCTGCTCGACCGCGGGGAACCCGTACTGGTCGTCTGTCTGCCCTGTGGGGCTTCCGCTGCAGGCTGCGAGCATTCCGACGGTGGCGATCGTCGTCGTGCCGAGCGCCAGCAATCGGGTGATCGCGCGCTGCGAGCGTCGCTGCTGTGTGTTCATAGCGGGTCCTTTTCGAGTCGGCTTCTTTGTCGTGAAAAGACCGCCTAAGGGCGGGCTGCAGTCATTACATCATATATCTGATCTAGACGATAGTCCGGCGCGCCTCCCGAGCGGTGAGGCACGCGCAAAGCAAGCCGGCACGCGAGAAGCACGCGAAGCGCCGGAGAGGCCAGCAGTCCACACAGGACACAGCCCTCTCGCGGCAGCCGGCACCACGCGCAGACGACGGGTCGCTGATCAGGAGCGGGCGTCGAACCGGCGGCGGTAGCCCGACGGCGTGCTCCCGAAAGCCGCGGCGAAGTTCTGCCGCAGCGTCACGGGGTTGCCAAAGCCGCACGATGCGGCGATCTGGTCGACCGAGAGATCGGTCACCTCCAGGAGACGACGCGCTTCGTCGAGGCGACGCGATCGCACCCAGGCGGCGGGCGTCGTTCCGGTCGAGTCGCGGAAGGCGCGGACGAAGGTCCGGCGACTCATGTGCGCCGCGCGCGCGAGGCGTTCTATGGAGAGGTCCTCCGCGAGATTTCGCAGAGCCCATGCGGACGCCGCTCCGATCGGGTCGTCGGCCGAGCGCTGCGCCACAGGCCGCTCGATGTACTGCGCCTGCCCACCCTCGCGATGAGGTGCCACGACGAGACTCCGCGCCACCTGGTTCGCTGCTTCCGCTCCCAGCCGCGTGCGCACGACGTGCAGGCACGCGTCGATCCCGGAGGCCGTACCCGCAGAGGTCATCACATCTCCGTTGTCCAGGTAGAGCACGCGGGAATCCACGGTGACACCCGGATGCCGGCTCGCCAGCCCCTCTGCGGCACGCCAGTGCGTCGCTGCGCTGCGCCCGTCGAGCAGTCCGAGGTCGGCGACCGCGATCGCGCCGAGGCAGAGCCCGGCGATGGCCGCTCCCCGGTCGTGAGCACGGAGAAGAGCGCGTCGGAACCCAGGGCGAAGCTCTCTGCCGTCGTCGACCCAGGAGGGCAGCACGATCAGATCGACGTCCTCCGTCGCGGAGAGACCTTCGACTCGCCCGAGCGTGTAGCCCTCAGCCGTGCGCACCGATCCGGCCCGGTCGGAGAAGAGAACCGTCTCCCAGTCGGCCAGCCCCTGCCTGGTGACTTCGTCGAAGACCATCTGCGGCACCGACAGATGAAACAGCGTCACGCCCTCAAAGGCATGGATCGCGATCTTCACGGGGTATCCCTCCGGACTGGCCTGGATCCATCGTACCCGCGCATGCGGGCCGTGGGCGGGGAAGGCACCGCCTCACCTTTGGCATGAGGAAGTCGGTGCAGCCTCGTGCGCGAGGTTGCACCGACTTTCCCCGATCAACGGTGCGATCGCACCTCGACCTCCCGAATGGGGGCCGGGGAGTTCCGGCTGCGAAGCGCACGGATCTGCCCGTTGATGATGACGCCGGCGATGCCGGTGATGTCACCGCGGTTGAGCGCCTTGATCGGGTGATCGGCGGGGCCACCGACGGGCTGCTGCACCAGCACCAGGTCAGCCGGACGGCCTTCCTCCAGCACGCCTTCCTCACGACGCAGCACGCGGGCGGCGTTGCTGGTGGCGTAGGCGATGACATCGGTCGCAGGCACGCCGCCGATCGACGAGAGTTCGGCGATCGTCTTGATGATCGCGAGCGGCATCACGCCGGTGCCCGACGGGGTGTCGGAGCCCAGGATGACCCGGTCCAGCGCGTCGTGCTCCGCAGCCATGCGCTGGATGTTCAGGCTGGCCGACAGGTTGCCCGCCTGCACGAGCTGCAGCGCAGCATCCGACTCCTTCACGAGCCGCTCGACATCGGCCTCCGGAAGGCTCGTCGTGCCGCCGTTGATATGACCGGCGATGTCCGGGCGCATCGCGATGAGGTCGTCCACGGTGATCGGCGCCACACCGGGAACCGACGACGCTCCGCCCGAGTGCGACATGACGACGAATCCGGCCGCCTGCGCCCAGCGCACATGCGGAACCGCGTCCTGGGGGACGTTGAAGCCGCCGAACCCGACCTTCATCAACCAGATTCCCTGCTCGGCGAGATCGGCGTAGTCCTCCTCCTCCATGTACGGTCCGGTCATCAGTGACCCGCCGTGGATGCGGACCCCACCAGGGCGATTATTGGTGAAGGAGCGGTTCGCAGCGACCGCCACCGCCTTCACGCCGAAGCGGTCCATCGGCCGCCCCGGGAAGTGCACCTCGCCGGCGGACATCATCGATGTGACTCCGCCGTGCATGTAGCTCTCGATGAAGCCGATCGTGTTCTGCTTCGGGTTGAAGTCTCCGATCGAGAAATGCGTGTGCGTATCGAAGAGGCCAGGCAATGCCACCGCACCCTTGGCGTCGATCACGACATCGGCCTCCACATCGGGCGCTCCCCCGATCGCAACGATCCGGTCACCTTCGATGAGAACGGTCTCCACCTCTCGGACAACCTCGCCCAGGCGCCCGGTGACGATACCGCGCAGGTTCTTGATGAGAAGCGTGCCGCTTCGGGGTCCGAAGAATTCCTCCGGGTAGGTCTCATCCCAAGTCATGCGAGTTCCACCAATCGTTGTCAGGGTCCGCGATCGCGGACCAAGGGGTTTGCTTTTCGGTTGGATGCAGTCGGTCAACCAGCGTCGACATGAAGGAGGGCAACGAGCTCGATCTCCACCGGGCTGTCCTTGGGCAGCGCCGCCACACCGATCGCCGACCGCGTGTGCACGCCCGCTTCCCCGAACACCTCCTTGAGGAGGAAGCTGGCGCCGTCGATCACCTTCGAATGCTCCGTGAAACCCGGATCGCTGGCCACAAAGCCGGTGACCTTGACGATGCGGTCGATGCGGCCCAGGTCGCCGAGCTCTCGCTGAAGGGCGGCGATCGCGTTCACTGCACACTGGGCTGCAAATTCGGTGGCGACGTCCGGCGATACGAGACCGGCGGTTTCACCGACCTTCCCCGTGGTGGCGATCACGCCGTCACGGAGGGGCAACTGCCCCGAGGTGAAGACCAGTGGGCCGGCTGCGAGCGCCGCGGTATAGGCCCCGATGGCCGCCGGTGGCATGTCGGGAAGCGAGTACCCCGCGGCCTGGAGACGATGGATGACGTCCTGGTGTCTGCGCGAGGTCATCGCTGCATCTCCACCGCTGTGAGTGCGGGAGTGTCGCGTGAGGACTCCCGGGCGACCATGACCGAGACGACCGTGATGATCAGCATGCCGGCGACGTAGATCGCGATCGGCACCCAGCTTGCGAATCGTCCGTAGAGGGCGACGGCGATGATGGGCGCGAGAGCCCCGCCCAGGATTCCCGACAACTGGAAGCCGAGGGACGCGCCGCTGTAACGGACGTTCGCCGGGAAGAGCTCGGTGGTGAACGCCGCCAGCGGCCCGTACATCGCGGCCCAGCACAGCATCCCGACGAAGTCCGCGAGCAGGATCAGAGCGAGGTTCTGCGTCTCGAGCAGCGGGAAGAAGGCGAACACCCACAGGAGTGCGCCAACTGCGCCGCCGATATACACCGGGCGACGCCCGAGTCTGTCGGACAGTGCCCCGAAGATGGGGATGAAGAGGATCATCGTCGCCGCGCTGACCAGGACCACGAGGGTGGCTGTCGTCTGCTCGATGCCCACCATCTGCGTGAGGTAGGTGACCACGAACAACACGAAGATGTAGAAGGCGACATCGGTGCCGATGCGTGAACCGGTGGCGATGAGCAGTTCGCGGCGCTGGGTTCGCAGCACTTCGAGGATCGGATGCTTGACTCGGTGCCCCTCGGCGGCGAGCTTCTCGAACTCGGGCGATTCCGTGACGTTGAGTCTGATCCAGAGCCCGATGGCGATCAGTACGGCGCTGAGGAGGAACGGCACTCGCCAGCCCCAGGCCAGGAACGCCTCGTCATCGGTCAGCCACAACATCAGCGTGAGCGCACCGTTCGCGAGGAGCAGTCCGAGTGGGACACCGATCTGAGGCCAGCTGGCCGCGAGGCCTCGACGCTTAGGGTCGCCGTGTTCCAGAGACATGAGGACCGCGCCGCCCCACTCACCGCCAAGACCGAAACCCTGAACGAAGCGGAGCACCGTCAGGGCGATCGGAGCGAGAATGCCGACTGTCCCGTAACCGGGGAGCAGACCGATGAGCATCGTCGATATCCCCATGATCATGAGCGTGATCACGAGGATGCGCTTGCGCCCGATCCGGTCTCCGAAATTCCCGAAGACGATCGCCCCGATGGGGCGGGCGACGAAACCGACCGCGAAGCTGCCGAAGGCGAGAAGCGTTCCAGTGAGCGGGTCGACCGTGGGGAAGAACACGGTATTGAAGACCAGAGCTGCGGCGGTGCCGTATAGGAAGAAGTCGTACCACTCGAGGGCGGTGCCGATGACACTGCCGCCTATGGCGCGTCGTCGCGTACTCCGGTCCTGCGACCGGGCCGTTGTCTGTGAAGCCATCTTTCCGTCTCCTTCGAAAAGCTCGGGCCTGCGTTCGCACAACTTGATCGCGGGGCTCCTGGTACCGCTCGGGTGATGCGGTTCTCTCATCATCACGACGAGTGACACAAATGCAAACCAGGTTTCACTTGTGCGAATCAAACACCTGCTTATACTTCAGCCATGCTCGACACACAGAAACTCGTGACTTTCGCAGCCGTGGTCCGCCTGGGAAGTTTCGCCGCAGCGGCGCGCGAACTCGGCTATACCCAGCCTGGCGTGAGTCAGCAGATGAAGTCGCTCGAGCGCGACCTCAAGACGACGCTGTTCTCCCGCGAAGGACGGGGGCTGAAGCTGAGCGAGCAGGGAGACGTGCTGGCTGAACGGGCCGAATCGCTTATCGCGGACCTTCATGCCACCGAGGAGCGGGTCGCTGCGGTCACGCGCCTCAAGGAGGCGCGAGTCCGCGTGTGCGCATTCCCGAGTGCCAATGCGACACTCATCCCGTCCGCGATCTCGCGGCTGCGAGCACGCCATCTCGGCATCGAGATCGAGCTGTTCGAGGCGGAACCTCCGGAATCGTTGGAGGGCCTGGAACGCGGCGAGTACGACGTCGTGGTCGCGTTCCGATACGACGATCAGCCGACTCCTGACATGGGAGAGAGCCTCGTCTCGATCAGTCTGATCGATGAGCCGATGGTTCTGATGCTTGCCGATGACCATCCGCTCGCCCGGCGCAAGCAGATCGAGTTGTCAGAACTCCGTGAGGAGCGTTGGGTGGCCGGATGCGTTCGCTGCCGCCAGGAGTTCGTCAGCGCCTGCGCGGATGCCGGCTTCTCCCCTCGCATCGACATCACGACCGACGACAATCTCGCTGTGCAGAGCTACGTGGTCGCCGGACTCGGGCTCGCGATGATGCCGAGGATGACGCAGTCGTTCGTGAAGCATCCCAAACTCCGCACTCGCCCCCTCCTGCCAGAGCGCCATCGCCACGTGACCGCGACCGTCCTTCGCTCACAGCGGGGTTCGACCGCAGTGGTGCGGGTACTCGAATCGCTCCGGGAAGCGGCCGAATCAATGGCACTGGCACCGAATACGTAAGCAAGAGTTTGACATCTCTCACTTTTCTGCGCTCGCAGTTAGTCTTGCGAAACATCACACTGTGAGGACACGCAGACGTCGAGTGCGCACGGCGCACCGAAGCGAGAAGTGAGGCCTCCATGTACAGCGAGTCACAGGTTCCCGATGCCAGTACAGGGATCCGGGGGCGTCGGTCCGACCGACGGTGGGTGACGCAGGCGCTCGAACTTCTGCAGGCGGAAGCGGGGCGCAGCGGGTGGACGCCGCTGATCCCCTTTCACGCGCCGGGAACCGGAGACATCGACATCTATCTGAAGGACGAGTCTCTGCACCCGACCGGCAGCCTCAAGCACCGACTTGCCCGGTCTCTTTTCACCCATGGTCTCTGCAACGGTGACATCGGCCCGCGGACCACGATCGTCGAAGCCTCGAGTGGGTCGACGGCGGTCAGCGAAGCGTATTTCGCACAGATCCTCGGTCTGGACTTCGTCGCTGTCATCCCTGCGGTTACCAGTCGCGAGAAGATCGCCCTGATCGAACGGCATGGCGGCCAGGTGCTTGTCGTCGAGGATCCGGCTGATGTGGTCCGCACAGCCCAGAGCGTGACTGTCCAGCGCGATGGGCATTTCATGGATCAATTCACGTTCGCGAGTCAAGCGACGAACTGGCGGGAGGGGAATATCGCCAGCGAGCTGTTCACCCAGTTGCTGCGCGAGAAGCATCCGGTGCCGGAGTGGATCGTGGTCGGCGCCGGAACCGGAGGTACGAGCACGTCCATCGCACGCTATGCCCGTTTCTCGGGCTTCGGGACCGGCATCGCTGTGGTCGATCCGGAAGGGTCTGCTTTCTACGAGGGCTGGCGGCGGAACGATAGCTCCTACGTCACGTCGACGCCGTCGAGGATCGAAGGCATCGGGCGCACCCGGGTTGAACGATCCTTCTTTCCGAACCTCATCGACGAGGTGCTGCCCATACCCGATGCGGCGTCGATCGCCACGATGCGCTGGGCATCCCGAATCATCGGAAGGCGCGTCGGAGCCTCCACCGGCACGAACATCTGGGGAACGCTGCAACTCGCGCAGCGCCTCTCCTCGAGCCGTCGCGCAGGCAGCATCGTCAGCCTGATCTGCGACACGGGCGAGCGCTACTCATCGACTTACTTCAACGATACATGGCTCGCAGAACAGAACATCGACATCACCCCCTTCGAACGTGCGCTCGAAGTCTTCACCTCCACCGGTGTACTCGAGGCGGCCTGAACCCCGACTGACCTGAGGAAGCCGCGCCTGACATCAATCGAAATGCCAACACTGCACCGAATGCATCGACGACGGCACGCGCACTAATGGCATTATCATGATCACATGAGATTCGATCACTGCGCACTGCAGGAATGCGGCGTCGCTCGATTCCTCAGTCTGCTCGATGGCCCTTGGGCGACTCTGATCGTGCGAGAACTCCTCAAGAAACCGCATCGATTCAACGAATTGCTCACCGCACTCCCGGGAATCAGCGCGCACACGCTCTCCAGCCGCCTCCGCAAATTCGAGGCTCACGAGCTCGTCACCCGCACCGCGTTCGCCGAGATCCCGCCCCGCGTCGTCTACGAACTGACGCCCGTAGGCATGCAGCTACGCCCGGTGCTCGACGCCATGAACGCCTGGGCCATGACGGTCCCGCCTCGGCTCTTCGGCCTTGAGGACCCCGGGACCGTCGACAGCCCCGTCATCGCCGACTGAGCGGTGCGCGGTGGCGGCGCACCGCGTCGTAGTTGCCGCATTTCGCCGAGCAATAGGCACGTCTGCCGTTTCGGCTGGTGTCCACGAACGCCACCGGGCATCTCTCCCGCCGACACACGCCCAACCGAGCGCCCTCGGACTCTACGACGAAGAGGGCGAGCCCACCCGCGGTCACCGCCCGAACACGCGCGATGACGTCCTGCGTCTCCGACGCGAAGTGCAGATGCGGTCGAAGTGCGTCGTGTGAGGTGAGATACGGAATCGTCGTGCCTGCCGCGAGGAGTCGATTGATCGTCGTGCAGCGCGCATCAACGGTCGTCGCATGGAATACGGGCACGATCTTCTCCGCCCACGCCCGGAGCCGCTCACCAGCGACCGCATCGAGTTCCGCCCGTCGGATCTCATGCGCCGCCAGCGTTGCCGCGGCGGCTCCCTCGTGCCACCCCTGACCGACGAGGGTCACGAGATCTGCGGCGAGCAGCGGGCCGGTCATGTTGTCATGGTTGAACTGCATTGACTCATTGCATCACAGTTGCAACATGGACGTCATCACCACGGGGATCGCCCCGATCATCCTGCTGCTCGGCGGCGGGCTGATTCTGCGCCGACGCATCCTGACAGATGCCGTCTTCTGGTCAGGTCTCTCGTGGATCAGCTACTGGGTCTTCACCCCCGCCCTCTTCATCACCTCCATCGGCGCTGCTGACCTCGGCGCTGTGTCGCCGGGGCCACTAGCCCTCAGCGTCAGCATCCCCACCCTGGCGGTCGCCGGAGTCTCTTTAGGTGCAGCACGATTCACCCGGGCGGCCGGGCCGCAACTCACATCACTGATGCAGGGGTCGATTCGCATCAACACCTATGTCGGGCTGGTCTTCGCGTCGGCGTTGCACGCACAGGAAGGCGTGGCGACGTTCGCTCTCGCCAGTGCCATCGTCGTGCCGCTTGTCAACGTGATCTGCGTCACGACGCTCTCCCTCCACGGCGAGCGGGGCGCCACGCCCCGGCGCTTCGCGCTGTGGAGAGACCTCGCGTCGAATCCGCTCATCCTCGCATGCGGGGTCGGATTGCTCCTCAACCTGAGCGGCATCACGATGCCGGTTCTCCTGCAGACGACCCTCGACATGATCGCCGCTCCCGCTCTGGTCGTCGGCACGCTCATCGCCGGTGCCGCCTTGCGATTCACGTTCCGCGTGCGCGACCTCCTTGATGTCGGGATCGCATCTCTCCTCAAATTGTGCGTACTCCCGCTCGCGGCGCTGTGGATCGCGCTCGCCTTCGGAATCACCGGCGCTTCCCTCACGAGTATCATCCTCATCACCGCGGTCCCCACGGCCCCGAGCGCCACCATCCTCGCGTCACGCATGGGTGGAGACACTCGGCTCATGGCGGCCATCACCGGCATCCAGACGGTGCTCGCCGTCGCCACGATCCCCCTCCTGCTGCTTCTCGCTGACACCGTCTCTGCATGAAAAGGTCACCCGGAGAGGTGGCGGTGGCTCAGCGCGAGTCGTAGCTCAGTCCGTGCCCGAACCGCAGGCGGGGATCAGCGGTGTCGAACGGAACATCGGGGCGCGACGCCTCAACCGCCGCCATGCTGGAAGGCAGATCGAAGGGCAGACGTCCG from Microbacterium sp. LWO13-1.2 includes the following:
- a CDS encoding aldo/keto reductase; the protein is MRTRTIGRVSVTELGFGAAQLGNLSRSVTDEDARAAVDEAWSQGIRYFDTAPHYGLGLSERRLGDALADRPRDDFVVSSKVGRLLIDTPERAAAGVLDDAQGFIVPATHRRRWDFSRDGVMRSVEDTLGRLGFDRLDIAYLHDPDAHWEQASTSGVAALMELRDQGVVGAIGAGMNQASMLARFVRECDIDVVMVAGRLTLLDRTAQSELLPLAAERKVAVVAAAVYNSGLLSTRIVSDDASFDYRQASPENIRAAKDLAAICEDAGCELPEAAVQFPLRDRGVASVVVGMRTPDHVRSAFRRYSASVPAVAWRRLVDHSHI
- a CDS encoding L-rhamnose mutarotase, which codes for MAARLVPSKRDEYLRLHRSVWPQVEKTITECGIRNFTIFELDGVLMAYYEYVGDDYDADQRAMAADPVTQRWWAETAPCQRPFREGSAEPNWEQFDEIWHRD
- a CDS encoding carbohydrate ABC transporter permease, translated to MSPGSWIGRALVVAILLFFALFFAVPIVWLLLAPTKTAGELLLNAPFSAGTFDTLIASWNALVAFQNGIVWTWLGNSVLYSGAALVVTLLVSIPAGYALALTEFRLRRALLMLTLVVMLIPNTALVLPIFLELSAVRLIGNPLAVILPFSFFPFGVYLTYIYFSTSVSRDLLDAARIDGAGELRVFVKIAMPLATPVIALVGFFNLVGNWNNYFLPFVAAPGRKSPIQVGLVELLSNVPLFNPTSSASVTISLPVLALATIVSVAPVLVIFLFSQKFLVSGMTAGGTKE
- a CDS encoding sugar ABC transporter permease encodes the protein MFVSGYTILLIAFGILPTLYTIFLAFTADGAFAGFANFAQVFGDYRFLPAVGHVALYLVIYLVSLLVFVVLLALVVHSLGRRWLSSSFRFVYYIPGALAGASSVMLWLFLLDPSVSPVAFILRAFGLETFVQTVSIDNLPLIFTVVAFWTGAGGWIVIMYGALNNISGDVMEAARIDGAGPVQTAWHIQIPLLRKWISYMAVMSLAAGTQLFVEPRVLSQASKGVVPPDYSINQLAYLYAFRQGDFNGSAAISLLLLLVAAALSAIFVFRGGLFERD
- a CDS encoding carbohydrate ABC transporter substrate-binding protein, which translates into the protein MNTQQRRSQRAITRLLALGTTTIATVGMLAACSGSPTGQTDDQYGFPAVEQDATAPLTVWVDAAREPIAKAFQEENPEVEINIETYDGSSGGSDSFKTKVALFDQSGEGWPDVVFSTQQNDTAWAGVEQNGVQPYAAVLNKGLMSDEFLGGFTDGALDPMTRDGNVYGVRNDLAPVVYWYNETLMSEFGYEVPTTWEDYRDLSDKVAAEHPGYILGSVGDSFSGPYTYYWSGEAPIFQVDGDSFSSDFSDENAEKVTGLIDHMLDNGTLVQDSVFGADFVTKYGDKLLGTPGPAWYAGAIFQNPDSLNAEAGSIGAAAPLFWEGEDEVTGNVGGGVWYGSSHSKNLEGVAAFLEYVSNSDKAAELATGLPAYASTAAAWLDQQSASGYFAGDFSAAITQAAKSVWSGWGFPSFSPETAYSSIVIPGLAAGKSLSELTSEWQAEYENEAQVQGYSIK
- a CDS encoding helix-turn-helix domain-containing protein, producing MKIAIHAFEGVTLFHLSVPQMVFDEVTRQGLADWETVLFSDRAGSVRTAEGYTLGRVEGLSATEDVDLIVLPSWVDDGRELRPGFRRALLRAHDRGAAIAGLCLGAIAVADLGLLDGRSAATHWRAAEGLASRHPGVTVDSRVLYLDNGDVMTSAGTASGIDACLHVVRTRLGAEAANQVARSLVVAPHREGGQAQYIERPVAQRSADDPIGAASAWALRNLAEDLSIERLARAAHMSRRTFVRAFRDSTGTTPAAWVRSRRLDEARRLLEVTDLSVDQIAASCGFGNPVTLRQNFAAAFGSTPSGYRRRFDARS